Part of the Methanothermobacter sp. genome, CGCTCATTTCACCAATTTCCTCTCCACGCTCTGCCCTGAGGGTTTCAAGGTCCACATTCCTGTGGAGGAGGACGATGTCCGGTTTGTATCTGAGGCCCCTGAGTTTATCAACGAAGTTTTCAACATTCATCATGTCCAGTATGGAGTATATGCCCTGTTTCTGGGCCTCGTGGATGGCCTTCTCAATGGACTCAACGGTTCCAAGACCTGATATGGCCACTGCATCAGCGGTCTCATCTGCGGCCATCTTAACCTCTATCCTGCCAACGTCAAGGGTTTTGAGGTCGGCTATTATGAATGCGTCCCTTCGAAGCTCCCTTATCCTGCTTACAACACCAACACCGAACTTCTTGACAAGGGGTGTTCCGGCCTCGAGGAGTATCCTTTCCCTGTTGGGGAGGGCGTCAATGATCCTCTCCATCTCCTCCATGCTGTCCAGGTCAAGGGCAACCTGCAGGTAGGGGGGATTCCAGAGTCTGACTGCTCTGAAGCCCATGATGGGGTGGCTTCCCCGGTCCTTTTCACTGAGGACCTTCCTTGCTGAGGGGTAGTTCTCCATGGCCCTTCTGAGGGCCAGTTTGGTTGCCCCGTAGTTGTACTGGTATATCTTGCGGTAGTCCTCTGCCTCTGGGTGTATGAATACACTTACAATTACCACGAGGTCCTCAACCTTTTCCTCGGGGATTATTCCCTCCTCAACTGCATCGGCAACTGCACGGGCAACTGCTGTCTGGGCTGGCCCGAAGACCTTATCGGCGTCCTCAAGGCAGCTCACCGTGACCTTGGGTACTATGAGGGTGGCGGGTTTTGTCATGAGGTTAGGCCTTATAACCGATAGAAGTGGTGTATGACCGAGGGAAAGGCTGGTGAGGCCATTTGCAAAGGCGGCCCCCGCGTTTCCCTCCTTATCACCTATGATGAGATCTATATGGGCGACTTCATTGCCGCTTCCTATTAGTGCTTCACCTATTCTGTACAATCTTGATCCTCCTTATGTGGTTTGATTTTGAGCCGGTGGTTCGGGTTCTTCAGGTGTCGTGGTGTTTCCTTCACCGGGCGTGATGGGTGTGATGTTTGTTCTGGTTTTATTCACGGTTTTTTTCGGGTTTTCAGTGCTGACCGGTGCAGGGGATTCATTTGCAAAACTCATATCTGTTGTTGCGTTGTCAGCCCAGTCCAGCTGGGTCACGTTCTGTTCATGGGCCCCCATGTACAGGGCAACATTGAAACCGACCATCAGTGCTATGATAAGGATCATGGCACCGATAACGATATTCCTGTAGTCCATCAGATCACCTTGATGAGATTGATATAAACTAATTTAGTGTAGGTGATGATGGTATTTATATGTATTGAAGAAGAAGATACGGGATTTTAATGGCTGAAATCCAGTGGAGTTCCAGGTATCATGGAGTTTCAGCCAGAAATCCCCATTAATTCATTCTGGACTCTCAGATTTTGCCCTCAAGATAGTCCCCGTAACCCTTGAGGTCAAGGAGCCCGTGGCCAGAGAAGCTTACAACTATTGTTTTCTCCTCACCGGTCTCTCTGCACTTTCTGGCCTCCTCCATGGCAACACTTATGGCGTGGCAGGTTTCCGGTGCAGGGACGACCCCTTCGGCCTTTGCAAATTTAACACCGCTCTCAAATATCTCATGCTGCGCCACGGCTCTGGCCTTGACGATGCCCTCCTTCACCAGGAGTGCAACCTGCGGTGACATTCCATGGTACCTCAGACCACCTGCGTGCACGGAGGGGGGTACAAAGTCGTGACCGAGTGTGTACATCTTGAGGAGTGGTGTCATACCTGCAGTGTCACCGAAGTCGT contains:
- a CDS encoding bifunctional 5,6,7,8-tetrahydromethanopterin hydro-lyase/3-hexulose-6-phosphate synthase, with the protein product MYRIGEALIGSGNEVAHIDLIIGDKEGNAGAAFANGLTSLSLGHTPLLSVIRPNLMTKPATLIVPKVTVSCLEDADKVFGPAQTAVARAVADAVEEGIIPEEKVEDLVVIVSVFIHPEAEDYRKIYQYNYGATKLALRRAMENYPSARKVLSEKDRGSHPIMGFRAVRLWNPPYLQVALDLDSMEEMERIIDALPNRERILLEAGTPLVKKFGVGVVSRIRELRRDAFIIADLKTLDVGRIEVKMAADETADAVAISGLGTVESIEKAIHEAQKQGIYSILDMMNVENFVDKLRGLRYKPDIVLLHRNVDLETLRAERGEEIGEMSEWGNIREIKDILGPRGLVAVAGGITPSKMQEALDSGADIIVVGRYIIGSRDVRRAAEDFLEHMPQDPDTMRLPLDEDESI